One segment of Penaeus chinensis breed Huanghai No. 1 chromosome 14, ASM1920278v2, whole genome shotgun sequence DNA contains the following:
- the LOC125032282 gene encoding pro-resilin-like, with protein sequence MNAKILLLVCLAAVVAADSFESGEYNFNWAVKHDDSGNDFGHQEARNGDNTQGSYYVQLPDGRLQTVRYVVDGDNGYVAEVNYEGEARYPDSNESK encoded by the exons ATGAACGCTAAG ATCCTGCTCCTAGTATGTCTTGCAGCCGTTGTTGCTGCGGACAGTTTT GAATCTGGTGAATACAACTTCAACTGGGCCGTCAAACACGACGACTCCGGCAATGACTTCGGCCACCAGGAAGCCCGCAATGGAGACAACACCCAGGggtcctactacgtgcagctccccgacggccgcctgcagaccgtTAGGTACGTCGTGGACGGAGACAACGGATACGTGGCCGAAGtgaactacgagggcgaggctcgttaCCCCGACTCCAATGAATCAAAGTGA
- the LOC125032280 gene encoding pro-resilin-like, translating into MNAKVLLLVCLAAVVAADSFESAESGEYNFNWAVKHDDSGNDFGHQEASNGDNTQGSYYVQLPDGRLQTVRYVVDGDNGYVAEVNYEGEARYPDSNESK; encoded by the exons ATGAACGCTAAG GTCCTCCTCCTCGTGTGTCTTGCAGCCGTTGTTGCTGCGGACAGTTTT GAATCTGCTGAATCAGGTGAATACAACTTCAACTGGGCTGTCAAACACGACGACTCCGGCAATGACTTCGGCCACCAGGAAGCCAGCAATGGAGACAACACCCAGGggtcctactacgtgcagctccccgacggccgcctgcagaccgtcagGTACGTCGTGGACGGCGACAACGGATACGTGGCCGAAGtgaactacgagggcgaggctcgttaCCCCGATTCCAATGAATCAAAGTGA